From the genome of Podospora pseudoanserina strain CBS 124.78 chromosome 7 map unlocalized CBS124.78p_7.2, whole genome shotgun sequence, one region includes:
- a CDS encoding uncharacterized protein (EggNog:ENOG503NYTT; COG:P): MTLASILLTITVLVLAWAPLHGHEIAYKSGSLALATLVQFLVAGPFYPKALKALVFSRVIEMDLLIVLSPSAAYVFSVVSFAFLVTGEPLSTGNFFQTSTLLVTLIMSVAMWRPWLVRKPFNTAILVDFHGDHGREIDTRLLQLGDIFKVMPESRIPTDGTTLAGTSEMDESMVTGESRPVVKSPGSPQRIISTVRPCTRIPGDNTIDTTAAMVDGAKLSKPTMQRLTDRVASYFVPVISLLMIITFAIWIAVGIRVRGVSAREAIIEAVTYAITVLIVCCPCAISLAVPMVVVIATGVGAEHGVVFKSAESIEVAYQAKYVILDKTGTLTRLAL; this comes from the exons ATGACGCTCGCGTCCATCCTTTTGACCATTACTGTACTGGTTCTTGCTTGGGCACCACTCCACGGGCATGAGATTGCATACAAATCAGGCTCGCTTGCCCTGGCTACTCTGGTTCAATTCTTGGTGGCCGGACCCTTTTATCCCAAGGCCCTTAAGGCTCTCGTCTTCTCCCGTGTCATCGAGATGGACCTTCTCATTGTCCTCAGCCCCAGCGCCGCTTATGTTTTCTCGGTTGTGTCCTTTGCATTTCTTGTGACTGGAGAACCGCTGTCGACCGGCAATTTCTTTCAGACAAGCACTTTGCTTGTCACGCTCATCATGTCGGTCGCTATGTGGCGGCCTTGGCTCGTCAGAAAGCCGT TCAATACCGCCATTCTCGTTGACTTCCACGGTGACCACGGCAGGGAAATCGACACCAGATTGCTTCAGTTAGGGGACATCTTCAAAGTCATGCCTGAGTCGCGAATTCCTACAGATGGTACTACTCTTGCGGGAACGTCGGAGATGGATGAGTCCATGGTCACGGGAGAGTCCAGACCAGTCGTGAAGTCCCCCGGGTCACCT CAACGGATTATCTCCACTGTTCGTCCGTGCACTCGCATCCCCGGAGACAATACCAttgacaccaccgccgccatggtTGACGGGGCCAAGCTATCCAAACCCACGATGCAACGCCTCACTGACCGCGTGGCAAGCTATTTTGTCCCTGTCATATCGCTTCTCATGATCATCACGTTCGCCATCTGGATTGCGGTTGGAATCAGAGTACGTGGTGTATCGGCAAGGGAAGCAATCATCGAGGCAGTTACATACGCCATTACCGTCTTGATAGTTTGTTGTCCTTGTGCCATCAGCTTGGCCGTTCCCATGGTCGTTGTGATTGCTACCGGTGTTGGGGCTGAACACGGTGTCGTCTTCAAGTCCGCTGAGAGTATCGAGGTGGCGTACCAGGCAAAATATGTCATCCTTGACAAGACTGGCACTCTGACCAGACTGGCACTCTGA
- a CDS encoding uncharacterized protein (COG:S; EggNog:ENOG503P8SD) has product MNRDADAAHNLLERKNKLMAELMTYYRDMIHTATQQIPANASNSSAAINSLAMETAMTGFIRATEDLLSLTHEIRELWIIGPLTKPGAGDEEARRNMKQEAEETFNLVNALRNEQRLAQIGAAEQSPMRYHVKNLEGHPGRTQAGQVPGVHQ; this is encoded by the exons ATGAATCGCGACGCTGATGCAGCTCACAATCTTCTTG AGCGCAAGAACAAGCTCATGGCCGAGCTCATGACTTATTACCGCGACATGATACACACAGCCACCCAGCAGATTCCCGCCAATGCTTCCAATTCCTCAGCTGCCATAAACAGTCTCGCGATGGAGACCGCCATGACGGGCTTC ATCAGAGCCACCGAGGACTTGCTCTCCCTTACCCATGAGATCCGCGAGCTGTGGATCATTGGCCCGTTGACCAAGCCTGGCGCCGGTGACGAGGAAGCCAGACGGAACATGAAgcaggaggcggaggagaccTTCAACCTGGTCAACGCTTTGAGGAATGAGCAGAGGCTGGCTCAGATTGGCGCCGCTGAACAGTCACCGATGAGGTACCACGTCAAGAACTTGGAAGGCCATCCCGGGAGAACGCAGGCAGGACAGGTACCTGGTGTGCACCAGTGA